Part of the Catalinimonas alkaloidigena genome is shown below.
TGCTGACCATCCCCAATCAATGATCAGCTATGATATTGACTTTCATAAGGCTATAGCCATAGCATCCAGAAACCCCATCCTGCCGGTGATCATGGAACCTGTTATTCAGTAGATGCATAATTTTATAGCAGATGCATATCCTCACCCTCTTTAGTATTGCAGTGGCACCGGAAATTGCTCATGTGTATTTATGTTAAAAAAGGAGAAGGTACTTTTCCCCAATGGACAACGTTTTGTGTTTTGGCAGAAGGCGAGTTATGTACCCTGTTGGGATGTTGATCAGCTAGCTGTAAGCTTTGGGTATGCTGTGTCAGCAGGTTTAAATACGCAGGAATGAGTGGGAGCCATACAAGACCGGCAATGTAAGCATTCACAGGTTGAGGTATTGGAGCAGTCACCCGCTCTTATTGTAGTACATTGGCGCTATGCTGTGACGGATGCTCACTACAAAAATCATCATAATGAGTGGGTAGATGAATACTATTTCTTCTACCCGGATGGGCTTGGCGTAAGGCAGGTAAATCTGGGTATGTTCGTGCAAGCCTCAGAAACATTCCCATTCCTGGAGGATAATGTATGTAGGACAACATACCTATATTTTGCATGCTTTTCATCCTGAAAACCTTGAGTTTATGCTTAAACCAAAAGATACTCCAATATTAAATCCTATCTTTATCATCACCAATGTGGCGGAAAATCAAGTAGAAACCATAAGCCTGGGAGGCCATGAGCTTGAAAAAGAAAGCTATCAGACCGCGCGCACAATAGACAATGACCTCATTATATTTATAGAAATGAATCAATTACAATCAATACCAATAACATTTAACGTATGGGATCACTAAAAAATAAAAATGCTATTGTGACCGGCACTTCGCAGGGGATCGGAGCAGCAATAGCCCTGCACTTAATTCAGGCCGGCTGTAATATTGGAATGCATTATTATCATCAAAAAGATGAACCGGAAAAGATGAAGAAGCTCGCTGAAGCGAATGGACAAAAAGCTGTTTGCATTCAGGCAGATTTGACCAAGGAAAGTAATGTCAACCAATGTATCCGCGAGCTTACGCAGGAGTTAGGTACGATTGATATCCTGGTAAATAATACAGGTTCACTAGTAGAGCGCCGTTATTTAAATGAACTTGACAAAGCATACTGGGATAAACTTATCGATATTAACATGACCAGTATGATGATGGTCACGCGTGAGCTGTACTCTCATTTCAATACCCAGCGGGGCTCAAGTATTATCAATGTTGCTTCTTTGGCAGGAAGAAAAGGTGGTCACCTCGGATCTTTGGTTTATTCTACGACCAAAGGTGCAGTAATTACCTGGTCACGTTCACTCTCCACAGAGCTTGCGCCATCTGGGATTAGAGTCAATGCGGTGGCTCCTGGATTTATTGAAGGAACACGTTTTCATAATACACATACAACGCCTGAATCGGCTAAGCAAACCATCGATGGTATTCCCTTAGGCAGATCAGGATGTCCAGATGATGTAGCCCGGGCAGTGACTTTCCTGGCCTCCGAATATGATGGGTTTATTACCGGCATTACAATGGATATCAATGGTGGGGTCTATGCGGCTTAGAAATATGAGCTGAAGGCTGGCTGTCTGTAATGTTTACATTTATAATATTTCCCCATCAATTGGAGTATACTGAATCGTTATGCACCATTCTATAAGAGGAACTGCCTTATTTAACACTTACTATTTCCGGGAATGACCATAAGTCACAACCCGATTGCTTAATAGATTGAATTCAGTACCTCAATTCAGAGCTATTTAGTAGGCTATCAGGTTCGTTGTTGTGATATGGCAACTCTATTCCAGCAGAGCCTGGCCTGGTATGTATTCGCAGGATGCACTGTGAAAGCACTATCAAAAAAGAAAAGAAAGCCCAAGGGCCTGCAGATCATTTTTCCAAACGCTGTCTGCTATTATTAAGCATTTAATATTGAACCTCCCATAAAAGGTCGTTAGTAAAATGTATAAAAAAAATGAACTAACCCCTCTTAAGCAGCAGGTTAGTTCATTCATACGAGGACTGACTCCCTGAGATACTGTCCGGAAAAGGGTCCGGGCTTCTCTCTGGAGCACAATATCAATTACTTACGGCTGATCAATAATTTGAAATTCTACTCTTCTGTTCTGAATTCTACCTTCCTCAGTGCTATTGCTGACGATAGGCTGCTGCTCACCAGCTCCTTTCACCAAAATTCGCTCGGCAGCAATCCCTTTTGACTGCAAATACTGTTTAACAACTTCAGCCCTTTCTACAGACAACTTCTCATTATCACGCTCAGTACCTATGCTGCAGGTATGCCCTACCAACTGGATCTTAAGGGTTTCATTTCTCTTGAATATATCGGCAATATCATCAAGGAAAGCCCTGGAATCAGGAGTAAGTGTGGCATAGCTAAGCTCAAAGCTCACAGTCTTTTTCAATTCCACCCGATCGCTTTCTGCTAACTGGAGCTCACGCTTTTGTACAGCCAGCGCAGGAGCTTCATTTGAAAGCTGGTTGCCCTGCAGACGCTCCACTTTGGTAGGCTTCTCTACCCTGGCAGGAACTTCCGGCTCAGGCACTACTTCTTTCGCAGGCGCTAAAGTCACCGGACTCGTTTCTACTGGGGTAGTGGCACGTACTTGCTTTGGACGTTTGTTACCGATTTTCAGTGACAAGGCTACCTCAAAAATCCCTCCCTGTTGCATGGTACTCAGGTCCGATAACATCGGAATATCGTAACTGATGCCTATCAAATAGCTGGACTTTTCATACTCTAGCGCAAATACGCCTGCTTTATTGCTATTATACCAGGCACCCAGACTAAGCTGCTGAGGGTATTCAATACTCTGGCTCAGGTCATAACGAAACCAGCTACCGGTATTGATCATTTGTGCATCAGCGGTACTCAGCCAACGCACATTAGGCACGACTGATAAGCGGTCTCCCTGAAACACGCGCAGACCGGCAGTGGCTTTCATGCTTACGGGTAGTTTACTTTCTTCATCAAAGCCTACATTGGGTTGGTTAAAGTTAAAGATTGATCCTCCGGCAAACGCAAGCTGTCTGCCCTGTTCATCTTTCATCTGCCAGAATAAACCGGTTGTCAGGGTGGTGAAATTGCGGGATTGCTCTACAAAAATTTCTCCGGTAGGAGCATCTGCATTAAAACCACCGTTCTGAAACTGACTGTCAGTGGTAAAGCTGAAAGCAGCGTTAAGTTTGCGGTTAAAAAAACCAGCCTGCGCACCTAAGCTCAATTCATGCTTACGGGATAGCTGCACACTATAAGCTGTTCCCAACATGCCTCCATTGGTGCCCATAAAATCAGCTACCCTGTCGCTCAAAAACGAAGCCCCAAGTCCCAGGCGGTGATTTCCTATGCTAATAGGATAATAAGCGGAGATGGTAGAAGTGGCATAGGTTTGCCCCGCGTCTACCGACTGATTTCTATGATTGGCAATGATACTGGCCTGGTCCATGACCCCTATCATACCCGGATTGGTAAGAAATGGCGTATGCGTATATTGTGACATATTAGGCTCCTGCGCCCAGGCCTGGGTAAACCAAGCCTGTACCAGTGCAAAACCTAGGGTTAAGAACAAAAATTTCTTCATCTTATATTCATGTTTTAAAGTCAAAGGAATAGTACTATCGGATAAGGCGGATTGTACCGGTATTTTTGCCATTCACAGTCAAAGGCTCACCATTGGTATAGCTTCCTTTGAGCACCCACACATAATTACCCGGTATCAGTGCCTGTCTCTGATAGGTACCATCCCATCCTTTTTGGGTAATGCTTTCAAAGTCGGTAGATCTGTATACCAGCTCCCCTTCCCGGTTGTAGATCGTCATCTCAATGCTGGCTACTCCACCGGCACCGCGCAGGATGAAGAAATCATTGTTTTGATCACCGTTGGGTGAGAAAAGCGTAGGCAAAAACAGCTCATTTTGATTTATCGCAAAGCTCACTGATACATCTTCTGCTGCTTCATAGGTATCGCTACCTGCCTGACTGGCAATCACTGTCACTGTACCTATTCCTTCCATCACCAGCAGATTACCTTCCAGCGAAGCTACCCCTGAGGCTGGCGCTGTGATCAGTGAATAGGTCACCGGATTCCCTGAATCTCCTCCGCTGGCGTTTAAGGTAATGGGATCCTGGCCGATCTTTTTGTCATCTATTCCGGCAAAACTGATTTGTTGAGCGAGCTTGCCGATGCTGATGGTGAAGCTGGCTTCTTCACTGCTGTCTGCACCACCATTGGCAGTACCGCCATCATCAGAGAGGCTTACCCTTACTGTTACATCTCCACTCACATCCGCCGCGATGGCAAAGCTCAGATCGCCCTGGCTGTTTACCGCAGGCTGGCTGGTAAAGAATTCATGATGATCATTGCTCACCTGGAAAGTTAATTCCTGGCTACTTTCATTCGCCGGACCGGCTGCAATACCCCTTGCCCAGCCTGAAATGGTATAACTTTCCGCACCGGCAGATACTGTCTGATCGCTTCCAGCCGTGAAGAATGGCGCGTCATTGACCGGATTTATGGTGATGGTAAATGTTACTTCATCTGATGTATCTTCCCCACCATTCGCAGTACCTCCATCATCGGAAAGTGTCACAGTAACTGTGGCTGTACCGTTAGCATCTTCAGCAGGGGTATACGTCAGCGTTCCTTCAGCATCAATAGCGGGCTCTACATCAAACAAAGCCTCATTGTCATTGCTGAGCTGGAACGTTAGCGTCTGATCTGCTTCATCTGCTGAACCGACACTGATGTCAGTGGCCCAGTTTGCCACGCTTTGTGCTCCTGCATCTTCCAAAACACTTTGGCCTGCTCCCTTGGTAAAGGCAGGCGCATCATTGACCGGACTTATGGTGATGGTAAATGTTACTTCTTCTGAAGTATCTACTCCACCATTTTCTGTACCTCCATCATCGGAAAGTGTCACAGTAACTGTGGCTGTACCGTTAGCATCTTCAGCAGGTGTATACGTCAGCGTTCCTTCAGTATCAATAGCGGGCTGTACACCAAACAAAGCCTCATTGTCATTGCTAAGCTGGAACGTTAGCGTCTGATCAGCTTCATCTGCTGAACCGACACTGATGTCAGTGGCCCAAGCGGTCACACTTTGCTCACCGGAATCTTCCAGCACACTTTGATCTGTTCCCTTGGTAATGGCAGGCGCATCATTGACCGGACTTATGGTGATGGTAAATGTTACTTTTTCTGAAGTATCTTCCCTACCATTCGCAGTACCTCCATCATCGGAAAGTGTCACACTGACTGTGGCTGTACCGTTAGCATCTTCAGCAGGTGTATACGTCAGCGTTCCTTCAGCATCAATAGCGGGCTCTACATCAAACAAAGCCTCATTGTCATTGCTAAGCTGGAACGTTAGCGTCTGATCAGCTTCATCTGCTGAACCGGCACTGATGTCAGTGGCCCAAGCGGTCACACTTTGCTCACCGGAATCTTCCAGCACACTTTGGTCTGCTCCCTTGGTAAAGGCAGGCGCATCATTGACCGGATTTATGGTGATGGTAAATGTTACTTCATCTGATGTATCTTCCCCACCATTCGCAGTACCTCCATCATCGGAAAGTGTCACACTGACTGTGGCTGTACCGTTAGCATCTTCAGCAGGTGTATACGTCAGCGTTCCTTCAGTATCAATAGCGGGCTGTACATCAAACAAAACCTCATTGTCATTGCTAAGCTGGAACGTTAGCGTCTGATCAGCTTCATCTGCTGAACCGGCACTGATGTCAGTGGCCCAGTTTGCCACGCTTTGTGCTCCTGCATCTTCCAAAACACTTTGGTCTGCACCCTTGGTAAAGGCAGGCGCATCATTGATCCAGACCCATTGGAGGTCACTCTCAACGATTAGCCCGGCGTCAGTACCATCATCAGGCAATACTGAAAAACTAATATACTTGTCTTTATCCTCACTTTGCAGCGTATATGTTTTGGCATCTGCCTCACTGATGACAGCTTTGTTGGTACCAGTCTCATCATCAGAACGGTACCATTGGTACACTGAATTGCTTTCAGTATCATTATCGGCATCGCTGAACTGATATTCGCCGTTTAGAAGTTCGCCGATTGCGAATATGCCTGAAATGGTAACATCAGAAGCCACGGGAGCAGTATTCGTTCCTGTTCCTTTGACCGTAAATGTATAGGTGCTTTTGCCACTAACATTACTAAGTACCTTTACGACCGCGCTTTTTTCACCTACTGAGGCTGGATCAAATGTAATACTGAAACTACTGCTATTTCCTGCACTGATCGTCTCAACAGGTGCTGAGCTCAGGCTGAAATCCGCAGCGTCGGTACCTTCAATACTTACTAATTGTAAATCTGCATTTTTACTAAGCTGGAGATCCGCGGTACCAGGATTGACAATGCTGAAAGTTTGCGTGACCTCACCATTGGCAGCAACCACAAGACCAAAATCTGTGGCATCTGTACTTTCCGGGCTGTTATCTCCATTAGAAATATTGATATCCTTGCCTTTCACTACAATATCAGGATACGTAATGGCACCTTGCAGACTGCTTTCCACTTTCGTTCCTTCGCTGTTTCCGTCGTGAGGCGTTACCGCAAAGCTTATGTATTTGCCAATATCATCATTTGTCAGTGTATAGCTTATCTCATCAGCATCTGGGATAGCTATTTTACCGCTACCTGAATCATCATCAGAACGGTACCACTGCATATGTGTGCCATTTTCCGCATCATTATCATCATCAGAATAATCGTAACTGGCAGTCAAAACATGCTCAACTTCCAGTGTACCTGTAAATTCCACATTGGATGCTACCGGAGCTGTATTAGGTGATGCTGTAGTAAAACTCTTTTCTTCGCCATAGCTTATACCTTCTGAATTGATAGCGTAAGCTTTTACGTAATAGGTTGTCGATGGTGACAGGCCACTGATAATTTTGGAAAATGCACCTAAGCCACTCCCAATTTGAACTTTTATATCGGTACTGGTTGGGTTTCCAGAGTTATTATATACTACCCCTTTCTCGTTTACTGTAGCTCCTCCATCATCAATAACGTTACCCCCTATTTCAGCAGAATTTGTAGTAGTGTTTGAAGCTGAAACTGAGATGACTGAAGGAGGGAGAATCGGGGAAAAAATCGCAACTAATGCTTTACTCTGCTCCATAGTTATCAACAGAGGGTTATCAGTGCTTTCAACAGCACCTGACCATTTCTCAAATCTAGATCCACTGGCAGGAGTAGCTGTTAATGTTACTTCTTCATCTTCCTCGAAAATATTTTCATAAATACTATTTTCAGAATCTATTCCTGCTGGCGAACTGATTACTGCGCCATCGGACCCATCGGATTTGTTAAGGCTAAGATTCAATGAAATAGGCTCTACACCACTGGTAACAGGAATTTTAAAATCAAAGGTGTTTCCATAACCATAACTTCCACATACATTAGGTGAACCACTATACTGCATAATTAGTCTTGCATATAAATTTCCATTATATGCATCTGCAGGAATGGCAATATTTCCATTAAATGTATGAGATCCACTAAAAGAATGATTTTGATCAAATACTAACTCATTAGCAACATCGCCCGGAGTTCCGTTTCTATTAAAGTCTATCCAAATTTTAACATACTCCTGGTAAGAAGAACTTGTCTCTACGGTAACACTGACTGGCACAGTAGTTCCGGCAGCAACTGTTGGGATCGTTTCAGCTGTGTAATCATAATATCCAGGACCAGAAAAATCAGTGTTACCATCAAAAGTCACCCCATTGATTGAAACTGATGATACGTATTCATAGCCAAAACTATTAGGGGAAGAATCACAGAGTGGGCTGGAACTCAAGTTTAAAGTGGTAACGCCTGATATTGAAGAACAGCTTTCTTCACTTACTATACATCTATACTGATAATCCGCAAACCCATCAGGTATATATCTAATTGTTAGTGTAGCAGTTTTTACATCTTCGTAATTAGTACCATTGCTCAAATTTGTAAATGTACTTCCATTGTCCGTGCTAACCTGCCACTGATAACTCAAAGAAGTACCTGTCGCATCAACACTTATACTGGTATTTGATCCTGAAGCAGTAGTAAGGGTATTATTCTCGGTGTCAACTACCGGATTACTACAAGGGGCTTCTATTATTATTTTGCTTATCGGCTTACTATATTCATTTTTAAAGTTGAAAGCGGTAGCGCTTTCAGGTACAGGCACATCTGCATAGCCTGTCTGGTAAAGTAGCCAGCAGCCGAGCAGAAATACGAATGCGTAAATTTTTGACATGGGTAAATGGGTTAATACAAATGGTTTTTTAGCCATAAAGCCAATAGTTTTTTTCTAAGATTTTACTTCTATTTGCCCTAGCACGGGCTTGATACTGGTCGGACCATCAGGAAGTAGAAAAAACCATTAGGAATGTCTGCAGCATGGGTTTTGTGGTTTGTTGAAATTTTTTTCCTATTAAACTCAGAGCAGCTTATCGCAAGACTAGCTTATAGGACTATACCTTTTTGCCTGAGATGCAGCAATATTATGGCTTATTAATATGGAGAATGCGCTATTTGAGTGAAGTGAAATACGTAAGTAATAAAAATAATGAGATGCAAAAAAGCGCTAAAAAATAGGACTTTATTAAGTCTATAGTTCTAATAAATTGTACTTAAATAAGGATTGATTAGCTTATGAGATAACAAGCATGCTGATATTTGATTTCATTATTTGCTTTGTACAAACTTTAACTACATTTCAAGCGGCTAACTTCAACGCCTTAGAATTATTATAAATGGTGGGGCACACCATACTGATATATGAGAGAATGCTGCTCAAGATTATGTTTAGCGAAACGATAGCCGCGCATTAAACTGTACTTTATTTATTGCAATACATTTCTAC
Proteins encoded:
- a CDS encoding SDR family NAD(P)-dependent oxidoreductase → MGSLKNKNAIVTGTSQGIGAAIALHLIQAGCNIGMHYYHQKDEPEKMKKLAEANGQKAVCIQADLTKESNVNQCIRELTQELGTIDILVNNTGSLVERRYLNELDKAYWDKLIDINMTSMMMVTRELYSHFNTQRGSSIINVASLAGRKGGHLGSLVYSTTKGAVITWSRSLSTELAPSGIRVNAVAPGFIEGTRFHNTHTTPESAKQTIDGIPLGRSGCPDDVARAVTFLASEYDGFITGITMDINGGVYAA
- a CDS encoding PorP/SprF family type IX secretion system membrane protein, producing MKKFLFLTLGFALVQAWFTQAWAQEPNMSQYTHTPFLTNPGMIGVMDQASIIANHRNQSVDAGQTYATSTISAYYPISIGNHRLGLGASFLSDRVADFMGTNGGMLGTAYSVQLSRKHELSLGAQAGFFNRKLNAAFSFTTDSQFQNGGFNADAPTGEIFVEQSRNFTTLTTGLFWQMKDEQGRQLAFAGGSIFNFNQPNVGFDEESKLPVSMKATAGLRVFQGDRLSVVPNVRWLSTADAQMINTGSWFRYDLSQSIEYPQQLSLGAWYNSNKAGVFALEYEKSSYLIGISYDIPMLSDLSTMQQGGIFEVALSLKIGNKRPKQVRATTPVETSPVTLAPAKEVVPEPEVPARVEKPTKVERLQGNQLSNEAPALAVQKRELQLAESDRVELKKTVSFELSYATLTPDSRAFLDDIADIFKRNETLKIQLVGHTCSIGTERDNEKLSVERAEVVKQYLQSKGIAAERILVKGAGEQQPIVSNSTEEGRIQNRRVEFQIIDQP
- a CDS encoding choice-of-anchor D domain-containing protein; the encoded protein is MSKIYAFVFLLGCWLLYQTGYADVPVPESATAFNFKNEYSKPISKIIIEAPCSNPVVDTENNTLTTASGSNTSISVDATGTSLSYQWQVSTDNGSTFTNLSNGTNYEDVKTATLTIRYIPDGFADYQYRCIVSEESCSSISGVTTLNLSSSPLCDSSPNSFGYEYVSSVSINGVTFDGNTDFSGPGYYDYTAETIPTVAAGTTVPVSVTVETSSSYQEYVKIWIDFNRNGTPGDVANELVFDQNHSFSGSHTFNGNIAIPADAYNGNLYARLIMQYSGSPNVCGSYGYGNTFDFKIPVTSGVEPISLNLSLNKSDGSDGAVISSPAGIDSENSIYENIFEEDEEVTLTATPASGSRFEKWSGAVESTDNPLLITMEQSKALVAIFSPILPPSVISVSASNTTTNSAEIGGNVIDDGGATVNEKGVVYNNSGNPTSTDIKVQIGSGLGAFSKIISGLSPSTTYYVKAYAINSEGISYGEEKSFTTASPNTAPVASNVEFTGTLEVEHVLTASYDYSDDDNDAENGTHMQWYRSDDDSGSGKIAIPDADEISYTLTNDDIGKYISFAVTPHDGNSEGTKVESSLQGAITYPDIVVKGKDINISNGDNSPESTDATDFGLVVAANGEVTQTFSIVNPGTADLQLSKNADLQLVSIEGTDAADFSLSSAPVETISAGNSSSFSITFDPASVGEKSAVVKVLSNVSGKSTYTFTVKGTGTNTAPVASDVTISGIFAIGELLNGEYQFSDADNDTESNSVYQWYRSDDETGTNKAVISEADAKTYTLQSEDKDKYISFSVLPDDGTDAGLIVESDLQWVWINDAPAFTKGADQSVLEDAGAQSVANWATDISAGSADEADQTLTFQLSNDNEVLFDVQPAIDTEGTLTYTPAEDANGTATVSVTLSDDGGTANGGEDTSDEVTFTITINPVNDAPAFTKGADQSVLEDSGEQSVTAWATDISAGSADEADQTLTFQLSNDNEALFDVEPAIDAEGTLTYTPAEDANGTATVSVTLSDDGGTANGREDTSEKVTFTITISPVNDAPAITKGTDQSVLEDSGEQSVTAWATDISVGSADEADQTLTFQLSNDNEALFGVQPAIDTEGTLTYTPAEDANGTATVTVTLSDDGGTENGGVDTSEEVTFTITISPVNDAPAFTKGAGQSVLEDAGAQSVANWATDISVGSADEADQTLTFQLSNDNEALFDVEPAIDAEGTLTYTPAEDANGTATVTVTLSDDGGTANGGEDTSDEVTFTITINPVNDAPFFTAGSDQTVSAGAESYTISGWARGIAAGPANESSQELTFQVSNDHHEFFTSQPAVNSQGDLSFAIAADVSGDVTVRVSLSDDGGTANGGADSSEEASFTISIGKLAQQISFAGIDDKKIGQDPITLNASGGDSGNPVTYSLITAPASGVASLEGNLLVMEGIGTVTVIASQAGSDTYEAAEDVSVSFAINQNELFLPTLFSPNGDQNNDFFILRGAGGVASIEMTIYNREGELVYRSTDFESITQKGWDGTYQRQALIPGNYVWVLKGSYTNGEPLTVNGKNTGTIRLIR